The sequence CCAGCCTTTTGACTAAAACCTACAAAGCAAGGAAGCAACACACTTACCACGCTCAGCAATCAAACGGCATCCATTTTATTTTTATTAGATGGATTTAAAGGGGCTCACACGCTGAAAACAAAAAGAGGGGAAATAAAAAACAAAAATTATTGTTATTATTAATTTGCAAATCAAAATTTTTAGACTAGCGAAATTTCGACTTATTTTACAAACCCTTCCCTAAACAGCGTCGAATATGTTAACGGAATTACAAAGCCTTCGATATGAATTCGAGTGCCAAATCAGCACCTACAACACCAGTTTATGACGCAATTCTTCTGCTTATTGGCAAAAGAAATTACGGAAATATATTAATATTATAAATTCTGATTTTACAATGGCGCTCATTACGAAAGGTATCCTCTACCATTAGATAAGCTTAAGCGGGAATGACAATAAATAATGCGGGAAGCGATGCCCAACCATCATCAGGCACAACCAAATAGACATTTAACAAACCAAACTGACATACAAAAATGCCGGCTAGACGCCGGCATTCACGAAACACTTAACATGACGACTTTATACCTATTCAGCACACCCCTGTTCGCCCTCAGGCAACCGCTCTATTCGTATATTAGCAATGCTTAGGGTCATCTTCCCCTCCGTTGAGATGGAAAGAGGTGAGCTTATCTTTGACAAGTCGAAATCATCGCTCTTAAAACAATTTAATGGAATAGGCATAGAAAACCATTTCTTCTTCGGAGATTTCCGTAAAGTTGCACCAATCTCAAATTCAGCTCTACAAGGATACCCGCAATCCATACCAACGCTCACCGCTTTACTAGGTGTTTTATCAATTTTCAGGTCAAATACAATTGCTGCTGCATTTTCTACGGCCGAAAGATTAATAGCCTTTCCCGAAACTGAAAACTATCCTTTTTTCTTCGTACGATTCCAAATAACTTGCACGGCATCATCATCTCGGACATACGCCGTCGGTAACACCTCGACCTTTCCACCCTTAGACTTCGCCTTAAAATCAATGGCCTTTTCGCCCGACCAATCTGCTGGGTCCGAAACAGACAATCCCCACTCACCCATCATACTGCCATTCACGTAATAGAAAAAATTCGGGTTCAAAGCTGTCTGCGCATTCACCGAGTGGGGCAATACCAACATCAGGATGCCCACCCAAAAGCTTAAGCGAACACTCCCAACCACACGCTGCATAATGGTAGTACTTTTCATATTATTCACCTTTAAATTTTTCTATTGATAAACCAGACTAATGACGTCATAACCCACCAATTACACGACAATAAAATGCTTTTTTCAAGCAATCAAAGCCTGCACAACCAATAAAACCAGAATAGCGAGCCATTCATTGAGTAAGCAAATTTGGGTATAGCGACCGGCGCGCCCGTTCTGTAACCCAGAGCGGGCAATAAACGATAAACCACTAAAGCGCGGCTAGAGATTTCTCCCAAAACTCGGCGGTGCCCGCCTCGCCTGCCAATTGATAGGGCTGAAAACCAAACTTTTCATACAAACGTTTAGCCGGTGTATTATGGGTCAGCACCTCCAAGGTTAACTTACAGCAACCCGATCGCAGAGCAACGGCGGTCGTTGCCTCTAATAAGGCCTTACCGACACCTAACTTTCGCGCGGCAGGTACGACATAAACATCATGTAAATTTAAAACAGGTTTTAAATAAAAAGTAGAAAAAGACGTAATAGACGTTGCAATGCCTAAGGGCAAATTACTGCTCTCCTTTGAGAAAGCCAATACCGTAACAGCGTGACCAAACGTCTCAAGAGCTTTACTTATTTTCGCGCAATGCTCCCTAGGCAAAGCGCTCCCTCCTCCCATCAAATCACCAGAATAGCCCTGCATCAGATCTGCAATAGCCGCCTGATGACAAGTATTCGAATAGTCAGCTACTAGCACATCACAATGCTCATTCAATTGCCTTGCCACTCCAAAATACGAGAAAAATCATCGATACACATCACCGGGCTATAAGGTTTCAAACGGTCAATATGATGAGCACCAAAACTTACCGCTATACGCGGCATATCAATCGCTTCAGCCATCGCCATATCGTATTCTGTATCGCCTATCATCACCGCATTATTTACATCACAGTTGAATTCATTCAATAGTTCCAACAACATTTGGGGGTTGGGTTTTGAGGCGGTTTCGTCAGCACAACGACTACCATGAAAGAATTTATCCAAGTCCAATTTTTTTAGTACTCTATCCAACCCTCGGCGACTCTTACCTGTCGCCACAGTTAGAGTATGGCCGTCATTAGCAAGCGCCTGCATCGTCTCCATCGCCCCCTTAAAAAAAGGTGAAGGCGTACTGTCGGCATCCACAAAAAAAGCCGAATAACCCGTTCTAACATCGTCCAATTGCTGTGCGGTAATGCTCGGGTACAGCGAACGAATGGCTTCCGGCAAACCTAACCCTATTATGTTCTTTATGGCATCATCACTTTTCTCGCCCAAACCAACGGCGTCAGTCGCCGACCGCATACAACGGACAATTTTCGCAGCAGAATCGCTAATTGTTCCATCCCAATCAAAAATATACAGCACATCTACTCCAAATTATTAAGTACAGTTTGCAACTCTGAAGGTAGCGGCGCTTTCACCTGTAAACGGCCAGCGCCTTCAGGCAATGGAAACGATAGGGACGCAGCGTGCAAAAATAGACGCTTACTCCCAGCCGATTTCATTTGCCGGTTAAAATCTTCATCCCCGTATTTTTCATCCCCAACGAGTGGGTGCCCCTTGTGTAATGCATGCACACGAATCTGATGAGTACGTCCGGTAATGGGCCTTGCTTCTATCAATGTTGACTCTTCAAAACGCTGGACAACCTCGAACTCCGTTTTAGACGCCTTCCCTTCCAAGCTCACCCTTACTACTCGCTCACCACTTTGCAGCTCATTTTTTTGCAAGGGTGCATCAACCACCTTTCCTCTATTCGGCCAACGCCCCTTTACGAGCGCCATATAACGCTTATCTATCTTCTTTTCGCCCCGAAAGAGGTCTTGTAAATACACCAGCATGGAGCGTTTCTTTGCCACCAGTACACATCCTGAGGTATCTCGGTCTAAACGATGCACCAACTCCAAAAAACTATTCTCAGGCACCATTTGCCTCAAAGACTCGATCAAGCCCAGGCTAATGCCGCTACCACCATGCACGGCAAGGCCCGACGGTTTATTAACGACCATCAACGCCTTATCCTCATAAAGAATAGAATCGGTTAATAGTTGCCGTAGCCCACTACTCGCCTTAACGGGCACCTTACCCTCCGCTTCCCGAACCGGCGGAATTCGAACGATATCACCTAAAACCAACTTTCGTTCCGGTTTTGCCCTGCCTTTATTAACCCGTACCTCACCCTTGCGAATAATCCGATAAATCATCGATTTAGGCACGCCCTTCAAGTGGCCAAGGAGAAAGTTATCCAATCTCTGGCCCTCGTTGGCTTCGGTAATGGTGTGCAACTGAACGTTAGAGGTCATAAATTATACGAACCGGAGAGTGATGTGAGGGCGGCCATGATACCAAGCTATAAAATAGGCACAAGTGGCCACATTATGTCCCAAATGAAAGCAGTTCCTAACACGGAGGCGCCCATAAATTGAAAGGTTTGCATAACAGTGCTATATTCCTGTCGGCTGAGCTGAAAGTGTCTGAGTTGTTTGTCAACCCAATAGACCATTCGTTCTCCAAAAATAAACTCGTGACTCCCTTTAATACAACTATTTATTCGGGGCCGAGCCAAGAATTTTATTATGGTGCTCCAGCCAATTATGGCTTGGGCTAATTTGCAACTATAGCGCGAACATTATCGTGCATTGCTAAGAAACAAACGGATCGGCAAGCGAAGCCGGTAGAGTTCCTTATATTATCAGCGGCAGCTGCGCTGAGAGCCGAAACACAACACAATGGCTCCGCTCAACGTTATACGAATGAAAGTGCTGCTCCCATACCGACACAGCGGGTTACTTGAGATAGGTTGTATACAACTTATACCGCTCCGAACTAGTCGGCGCCACATAATATAAAGGTGTTATTGGTACGCCCTTTAATAGGCTCAATAACTCTACCGCCCCACGCTAACCATCGCCACTGAAGCACATAACTAAGTGGTCGTTTAATGCAAAACATGGCGTATACATAAACCGCTTTGCTTATAACGATTACAGGATGACATTGAGCAATAAATGGATCTCACTTTAGCCCTACATAAACCGCAGCAGCGCCAAGCGCGCCAATGCTCTGGGCTCTATTCTATTGCAGTTACAGATAACCTAACGTCTCCGGCGTATTTTAGAAGCGAGTACTCCATTCGCTTTCTAGATATTTGCTGAACGAAATTAGGCTGCCGCCCCCTATTTAAGGGCTGTAGAGCAATTCTGTATATTCTTTCATCCGGTTAAGCGCCCCAGCTGTATCCTTTTGTCTCCCTCCGCAGTGCCTCCGATAATTGCAGCGTAACATCGAGACACAATTACATGAAAAGAATGCTAATCAATGCTACTCAGCCTGAAGAGCTGCGCGTAGCGTTAGTGGATGGCCAATGGTTATACGATCTGGATATCGAAAATCGACATAGAGAACAGAAAAAAGCCAATATTTACAAAGGCAAAATCACTCGAATCGAACCATCTTTAGAAGCGGCTTTTGTTGAATACGACGGCGGCCGTAACGGATTTCTTCCTTTAAAAGAGATATCCCGCGAATACTTTACGAAACAGCCACGCGATATCGAAGGCCGCATCCGCATTAAAGATGTGCTTAAAGAAGGCATGGAAGTTATCGTTCAGGTCGATAAAGAAGAGCGCGGCAATAAAGGTGCAGCACTCACCACCTTCATAAGCATAGCGGGCCGATACTTGGTTCTTATGCCAAACAACCCGCGCGCTGGCGGTATTTCTCGCCGTATTGATGGCGATGATCGCTCCGAGCTCAAAGACGCGCTCAGCCAAATCGACATCCCAGAAGGCATGGGCATCATCGTGCGTACTGCCGGTGTTGGTCGCTCTGCTGAAGAACTGCAATGGGATATGGGCTACCTCACACAGCTTTGGGGCAACATTAAAAAAGCCGCTGACGAATCCAAAGCACCAGAATTTCTATTTCAAGAAAGCAACGTCATTATTCGCGCTATTCGTGATTATCTGCGCCCAGATATCGGCGAAGTAATCGTCGACAACAAAGAAGCCTTTGATCTAGCAACCACGTTTGTACAGCAAGTAATGCCGAATTACCGTAGCAAGGTAAAGATGTATGAAGAGCCTGTACCGCTTTTTAATCGTTTTCAGATAGAAGGCCAAATTGAAACAGCGTTTGAACGTGAAGTTAAACTTCCTTCTGGCGGCTCAATTGTTATTGATGTTACAGAAGCTTTAATTAGTATCGACATCAACTCCTCTCGGGCAACCAAGGGTGGCGATATTGAAGAAACCGCCGTGCAAACAAACCTAGAAGCCGCCGATGAAATTGCTCGCCAATTACGTTTGCGAGATATGGGTGGCCTCGTCGTTATCGATTTTATCGATATGCAGCCTGTTCGCAACCAGCGCGCAGTAGAAACCCGTATGCGTGAAGCCTTGAATATGGACCGAGCCCGCGTACAAGTAGGCAGAATTTCCCGTTTTGGCTTACTCGAGATGTCTCGACAGCGTTTACGCCCTTCACTCGGTGAAACAACGTCAAAAGTATGCCCTCGTTGTAGTGGGCAAGGTACCATCCGTGGCACCAAAAACATCGCTCTCTCCATACTACGCTTAGTAGAAGAAGAGGCCCAGAAAGAACGCAGCGCCGTTATTCGTGCGATCGTACCGGTAAGTGTTGCCACCTACCTACTCAACGAAAAACGTACAACGATCTCGGACATTGAACAACGACACGAAACGCGCGTCACCATTTTGCCTAACACCGAAATGGTAACACCGCATTACGACGTACAGCGCTTACGCGATGATGACACCACCACTGACAGCATCAGCTATCAGGTAGATCTCGGCAACGAAGAAAATGCCGAACCTGTCGAATCCAAAGCCATCCCTGTGAGCATGCCAAAGCCTGCCGTTCAGCTCGCGGTACCTACTCAACCGGCACCAACACCTGCCCAGAAAGCAAAACCAGCAGAACCAGGGCTCATTAGCAAGATACTTAAAACCTTAAAAGAGCTCTTTGCCAGCGAACCAAAGCCAAGCACTGAAACAAACAAAGGCAAACCTCGCACCCACCAGAAACGTGGAAACGCTAATCGCAACCGCAATCGTCGAAACACTCGTGGCGATAGAGACAGCCGTGGCGACCGAGATAATCGTGGTGATAGAGACAGCCGTGGCGACCGAGATAATCGTGGTGATAGAGACAATAAACGCGACAACGAAAATCGCGACGCCAACCGCAATCAGCGCGACGGCGCACGACGCGATCAACAAAATCGCAATCGCCGCAACACTCGCAGCGATGAAGATATCAACAAGCCCGCTACACAAGAAACAAAACCACAAGCAAAAGCGGATGACGATAAAACCAATGGTGCTGACCGCCCCAACAAGCGACCTTCCAACCGTCGCGGTCGCCCTCAGCAACGCCAGCGCGGGCCATTACCTGAAGTAGAAGCAGGTTTAACGCAACCACCGGAAATAGACGAGCTAGAGGCTGTAAGCACGCCTGCAGCTACCGAAACAGCATCCACAGAAGAGCGCTCGGCCAACAGCGAAGGTAATACCCGCCCTCGTCGCAGCCGTAATCGAAACCGCAACCGCAACCGCCGTGATGAAAACAACACAACTCAAGCGCAAACACAGGAAGGTACAGACCAATCCAATAGTGCACCTGCCGAACAATTAACCCCCGATACCACAGTAACGGAAAAAGCAGAAGCACCAGCGACACCCGTAGTAGCAGCTGTTACGCAAGAAAACAGCACGGCCAAAGACAACACAGCACAAGCGCAAAGCGAACAGGCTCGTGAAGAGACTCCCACTGCAGAAGCTCAAGACACTTCTGCAGTGGTACCTCCAGCTCCAGCTGTCATTGCCGTCGAACCTGAGACCAAGATCGAAAGTTCGCCCGTAGAAGAAAACGCTGAACACGAAAAACCTCAGCTTGCAGCCGAAGAGCCAAAGGCAGCCATAGAAGAAACCGTTGGCGTAGAAGCCGCTCCAGAAGAAAGCGTGCCGCAAGCTAAGGAAGAAACGCAATCTGCAGAGGAACCACCGAAGGCCTCACCCGCGAAAGCCGATACACCGGCACCTTCGCAGCCACGGTCGTTCTCAAGGTCCTCTAACGACCCGCGTTATGCGCCTAAACCCGTACAAAATACCTTAGTGACCAATGTAAGTGCATCTGCACAAATGGGTCGTCCACTCGATACCTCCGCTCCAGCCAAGGTTCAAAGCAAACCGCGTGATTTGGCTCGCCCTACTAACGACCCACGTCAGAGTAGAAACACGCTAGAGTCCGAGTAGACATTAGCCAAACCTAGTCAGTAGACACCTCGGCGTTCACCCTAGGCTCTACAAACAAAAAGGCCAACCCCTAAAAAGGTTGGCCTTTTTTTATTAAAACTACAAAATTCTCCACAATAAAATGGGAACCATTAACGGCATAAAACAGAACAGCGTATTCTTATGTACTCCTCTCTAACCTGCCACGAAAATCCTCTAAACTACGCTAGCATGTAAATCAAACAATGGTCTGAAAAGTGCCAGACACTCATAAAACAAGGTAAAAAGCACTTGCTAATCCCACCTTAAACTGGATTAATACGCCGCCTCAGCAACCCCTCCAAAACTCGATGTAATGACTGTACTGATTCTGTTTCTCGCGGCAACCGCGATGCTGGCCATAGCCTTAGAAGAGGTTATTCACCTAAACAAAGCCAAGAGCACCCTACTCCTCGGCTGTGTTAGCTGGATGTGCCTATTTATACACGCAAACAACACCGGCGATTTAATCGCAATTAATCACGCACTCAACGAAAACCTGCTCGACATCGCCACGCTATGGCTATTTCTAATGTCCACCATGACATTTGTAGCCTACCTAAATGCGCGCGGCCTCATTAGCGGGCTAGTACTTCGGGTTCTACCCAATTCCACATCGCTACGCAGCCTTACAATTTTTATAACGGTGTTCTCGTTAGTGTTATCCATGCTGTGCGACAACATTACCGCCACACTCGTATCTATAGCCGTTGTACAAAGCTTTAAACTTACCACTAGAGAAAAAGTGCGGCTTTGCGTGCTCTCGGTATACGCCGTTAATTCTGGTGGCGTTATCCTAATAACCGGCGATGTCACCACACTTATGATATTCAGCAACGGTCACGTGAGTATTTCCGAACTATTAACTTTAATTGTTCCCAGCTTGTGCGGGGTATTTGCTTTGATGGTAATGTTTCTCCTCCATCCAAATAAAGCCGTGGAAGCAGACACAAAAATACAACCTATACGCAAACTCGATATTGCTATAGCCGTACTCTTTTTCGGTACCATCACCGCAACTATGGGGCTCAGCCTATTCTACTCAGTGCCACCCGTACTCACATTCTTAACCGGCTTGTCCATGCTGTTTATGCTCGGCGGTGTAGCAAACCACTTTGATAGCGAAATCCATCTAATGGAATACATTCGCAAAATTCAGTTCGATACGCTGCTATTTTTCTTAGGTATTTTACTGATTGTGGGCGCGCTAAAAGAAGTTGGTATATTAACATGGCTAACAAAAATCTATTTATCGATGAACCCCAATATTTCCAGCGCACTAATGGGCGGCCTATCGTCACTGCTAGACAACGTACCGCTCACCGCAGCACTGCTGAAAGCAGAACCTATTCTTACCACCAAACAATGGCTGTCACTGGTATATGCGGTGGGAGTTGGGGGTTCTATCTTAGTGATTGGTTCGGCAGCTGGCATAGTGGCTATGAGTAAAGTTAAAGAGATTACTTTTTTCAGCTATCTACGCTACGCGCCCCACCTTATACTGGCGTATCTAGTGGGCTATGGAGTCACACTTCTTTAACGGGCGCCAAACGCTCGCCAATCAAAACCAAAAACCGCCCAACAGATATACGAACACCAAAGGCCCGCTATATTTCACCACTCTCACGTGAAAATAGAGGGCCCATTACTCGTTCATTCACGTCACCTAGCACACAGGCTATACACATAGATTTCAAACAAAAAAATTATCGTTTCTTATTTTTCATCGTAGCTTTTATAAGCTTTCCAAAAGCCTTATCCTTCTTTCTTTTTTCTGAATAAGACATTTCGTTAAATTCTGACTCTTTTTTCATCTTTAGATGATTTCTATAACGCTGCTCGGAAAGCTCCCCAGCCTTTATGGCCGCCAATATTGCACAGCCCTTCTCATTATTATGGGAGCAATTAGAAAATTTACACATTTCAGCAAGCG is a genomic window of Teredinibacter purpureus containing:
- a CDS encoding putative glycoside hydrolase: MNLSAVENAAAIVFDLKIDKTPSKAVSVGMDCGYPCRAEFEIGATLRKSPKKKWFSMPIPLNCFKSDDFDLSKISSPLSISTEGKMTLSIANIRIERLPEGEQGCAE
- a CDS encoding GNAT family N-acetyltransferase; this translates as MNEHCDVLVADYSNTCHQAAIADLMQGYSGDLMGGGSALPREHCAKISKALETFGHAVTVLAFSKESSNLPLGIATSITSFSTFYLKPVLNLHDVYVVPAARKLGVGKALLEATTAVALRSGCCKLTLEVLTHNTPAKRLYEKFGFQPYQLAGEAGTAEFWEKSLAAL
- a CDS encoding HAD-IA family hydrolase, which translates into the protein MLYIFDWDGTISDSAAKIVRCMRSATDAVGLGEKSDDAIKNIIGLGLPEAIRSLYPSITAQQLDDVRTGYSAFFVDADSTPSPFFKGAMETMQALANDGHTLTVATGKSRRGLDRVLKKLDLDKFFHGSRCADETASKPNPQMLLELLNEFNCDVNNAVMIGDTEYDMAMAEAIDMPRIAVSFGAHHIDRLKPYSPVMCIDDFSRILEWQGN
- the rluC gene encoding 23S rRNA pseudouridine(955/2504/2580) synthase RluC, which encodes MTSNVQLHTITEANEGQRLDNFLLGHLKGVPKSMIYRIIRKGEVRVNKGRAKPERKLVLGDIVRIPPVREAEGKVPVKASSGLRQLLTDSILYEDKALMVVNKPSGLAVHGGSGISLGLIESLRQMVPENSFLELVHRLDRDTSGCVLVAKKRSMLVYLQDLFRGEKKIDKRYMALVKGRWPNRGKVVDAPLQKNELQSGERVVRVSLEGKASKTEFEVVQRFEESTLIEARPITGRTHQIRVHALHKGHPLVGDEKYGDEDFNRQMKSAGSKRLFLHAASLSFPLPEGAGRLQVKAPLPSELQTVLNNLE
- the rne gene encoding ribonuclease E produces the protein MKRMLINATQPEELRVALVDGQWLYDLDIENRHREQKKANIYKGKITRIEPSLEAAFVEYDGGRNGFLPLKEISREYFTKQPRDIEGRIRIKDVLKEGMEVIVQVDKEERGNKGAALTTFISIAGRYLVLMPNNPRAGGISRRIDGDDRSELKDALSQIDIPEGMGIIVRTAGVGRSAEELQWDMGYLTQLWGNIKKAADESKAPEFLFQESNVIIRAIRDYLRPDIGEVIVDNKEAFDLATTFVQQVMPNYRSKVKMYEEPVPLFNRFQIEGQIETAFEREVKLPSGGSIVIDVTEALISIDINSSRATKGGDIEETAVQTNLEAADEIARQLRLRDMGGLVVIDFIDMQPVRNQRAVETRMREALNMDRARVQVGRISRFGLLEMSRQRLRPSLGETTSKVCPRCSGQGTIRGTKNIALSILRLVEEEAQKERSAVIRAIVPVSVATYLLNEKRTTISDIEQRHETRVTILPNTEMVTPHYDVQRLRDDDTTTDSISYQVDLGNEENAEPVESKAIPVSMPKPAVQLAVPTQPAPTPAQKAKPAEPGLISKILKTLKELFASEPKPSTETNKGKPRTHQKRGNANRNRNRRNTRGDRDSRGDRDNRGDRDSRGDRDNRGDRDNKRDNENRDANRNQRDGARRDQQNRNRRNTRSDEDINKPATQETKPQAKADDDKTNGADRPNKRPSNRRGRPQQRQRGPLPEVEAGLTQPPEIDELEAVSTPAATETASTEERSANSEGNTRPRRSRNRNRNRNRRDENNTTQAQTQEGTDQSNSAPAEQLTPDTTVTEKAEAPATPVVAAVTQENSTAKDNTAQAQSEQAREETPTAEAQDTSAVVPPAPAVIAVEPETKIESSPVEENAEHEKPQLAAEEPKAAIEETVGVEAAPEESVPQAKEETQSAEEPPKASPAKADTPAPSQPRSFSRSSNDPRYAPKPVQNTLVTNVSASAQMGRPLDTSAPAKVQSKPRDLARPTNDPRQSRNTLESE
- the nhaD gene encoding sodium:proton antiporter NhaD; protein product: MTVLILFLAATAMLAIALEEVIHLNKAKSTLLLGCVSWMCLFIHANNTGDLIAINHALNENLLDIATLWLFLMSTMTFVAYLNARGLISGLVLRVLPNSTSLRSLTIFITVFSLVLSMLCDNITATLVSIAVVQSFKLTTREKVRLCVLSVYAVNSGGVILITGDVTTLMIFSNGHVSISELLTLIVPSLCGVFALMVMFLLHPNKAVEADTKIQPIRKLDIAIAVLFFGTITATMGLSLFYSVPPVLTFLTGLSMLFMLGGVANHFDSEIHLMEYIRKIQFDTLLFFLGILLIVGALKEVGILTWLTKIYLSMNPNISSALMGGLSSLLDNVPLTAALLKAEPILTTKQWLSLVYAVGVGGSILVIGSAAGIVAMSKVKEITFFSYLRYAPHLILAYLVGYGVTLL